A section of the Sphaerobacter thermophilus DSM 20745 genome encodes:
- a CDS encoding class I SAM-dependent methyltransferase, giving the protein MTRVPARITAAVDLLRIHPGDTILEIGCGNGTAAALICERLGDGRLVAIDRSETQIRRARERNRAHLASGTLTLHVMALESAILPEAPFDTIFAINVNCFWLRADEPLAAVRRLLKPDGMFYVFYEHPTAAKMRDVAAVLRTNLVRAGLTIRDETATGPVYALASTLTAHECTDMAAIPEATREPDFPRSVAQHVDFSALRSTNRWRQRETALCRR; this is encoded by the coding sequence GTGACGCGTGTTCCCGCGCGGATCACCGCGGCGGTTGACCTGCTCCGGATCCACCCAGGTGACACCATCCTGGAGATCGGCTGCGGCAACGGAACGGCCGCTGCTCTGATCTGCGAGCGACTGGGCGACGGCCGGCTGGTCGCCATCGATCGGTCGGAGACACAGATCCGCCGGGCACGCGAGCGCAACCGTGCGCACCTCGCATCCGGCACCTTGACGCTGCATGTCATGGCGCTGGAGAGCGCCATCCTCCCCGAGGCGCCGTTCGACACCATCTTCGCCATCAACGTCAACTGCTTCTGGCTGCGCGCCGACGAACCGCTAGCCGCGGTCCGGCGTCTGCTCAAGCCCGACGGTATGTTTTATGTCTTCTATGAGCACCCAACAGCGGCCAAGATGCGCGACGTGGCGGCGGTCCTTCGGACCAACCTCGTCCGCGCGGGTCTGACGATCCGCGACGAGACGGCGACCGGCCCGGTCTACGCGCTGGCGAGCACCCTCACCGCCCACGAGTGCACTGATATGGCGGCCATCCCCGAAGCAACCCGCGAGCCGGATTTCCCGCGATCGGTCGCCCAACATGTCGATTTCAGCGCCCTCCGTTCGACCAATAGATGGAGGCAACGAGAGACGGCCCTGTGCCGCAGGTAG
- a CDS encoding YciI family protein: MRFMILVRANDETEGGVLPTEEDIAAMTKFNEAMVDAGILLAGEGLHPSSNSARVRFSRGETTVIDGPFPTKEVIAGFWIIQVGSKEEAIEWAKRCPARPDEEIELEIRQIYDADDFGEALTPELRAAEERMIQRIAEQHG, from the coding sequence ATGCGGTTCATGATCCTGGTTCGGGCCAACGATGAGACCGAAGGGGGAGTCCTCCCGACGGAAGAGGACATCGCCGCGATGACGAAGTTCAACGAGGCGATGGTGGATGCGGGCATCCTGCTGGCGGGAGAGGGACTCCACCCCAGCTCCAACAGTGCGCGCGTCCGGTTCTCCCGGGGGGAGACGACCGTCATCGACGGCCCCTTCCCGACCAAGGAGGTGATCGCAGGCTTCTGGATCATCCAGGTCGGGTCGAAGGAAGAGGCCATCGAGTGGGCCAAGCGCTGCCCCGCCCGGCCCGACGAGGAGATCGAGCTGGAGATCCGGCAGATCTACGACGCAGACGACTTCGGTGAGGCGCTCACGCCCGAGCTGCGCGCGGCCGAGGAGCGTATGATCCAGCGCATCGCTGAGCAGCACGGCTGA
- a CDS encoding VOC family protein — translation MKFTPYLNFNGTCAEAFRFYAELLGGEIVESTTFGETPAAAHVPADFQDRVMHAVLAVGDQTIFGSDAPSANYAKPQGAYVALQVDSPAEAERIYQALAEGGTVEMPLAETFWAARFGMLVDRYGTPWMINCPPQQ, via the coding sequence ATGAAGTTCACTCCGTACCTCAACTTCAACGGCACCTGCGCCGAGGCATTCCGGTTCTACGCCGAACTGCTCGGCGGTGAGATCGTCGAGTCCACGACCTTCGGGGAGACGCCGGCTGCGGCGCACGTCCCCGCCGACTTCCAGGACCGCGTCATGCACGCCGTGCTGGCGGTGGGCGATCAAACCATCTTCGGGTCCGACGCACCATCGGCGAACTACGCCAAGCCGCAGGGCGCCTACGTGGCACTCCAGGTCGATAGCCCGGCTGAGGCCGAACGGATCTATCAGGCACTGGCCGAGGGCGGCACGGTGGAGATGCCGCTCGCGGAGACCTTCTGGGCGGCCCGCTTCGGCATGCTGGTCGATCGCTACGGCACGCCCTGGATGATCAATTGCCCACCGCAACAGTAA
- a CDS encoding dihydrofolate reductase family protein, producing MRRLIMWNLVTLDGYFEGPESWSIDWHDVAWGDELEQFSLEQLASADLILFGRVTYEGMAAYWSNAEGAVAEQMNSIPKVVFSRTLEQATWNNTRLVKDEAEKEVALLKEQPGKDILLFGSANLASTLMRHGLIDEYRLGVAPIVLGGGNPLFKPSPDRMQMTLIEARPFSTGCVLLRYQPAATA from the coding sequence ATGCGACGCCTGATCATGTGGAACCTGGTCACCCTCGACGGCTACTTCGAAGGGCCGGAGAGCTGGTCGATCGACTGGCACGACGTCGCCTGGGGCGATGAGCTGGAACAGTTCTCGCTGGAACAACTGGCATCGGCGGACCTCATACTGTTCGGCCGCGTGACCTACGAGGGTATGGCCGCCTACTGGTCCAATGCCGAGGGCGCGGTGGCCGAGCAGATGAACAGCATCCCCAAAGTCGTCTTCTCGCGAACGCTCGAACAGGCCACCTGGAACAATACGCGACTGGTAAAGGACGAGGCTGAAAAAGAGGTCGCCCTCCTGAAGGAGCAGCCGGGCAAGGATATCCTCCTCTTTGGGAGCGCCAACCTGGCCTCGACGCTGATGCGGCACGGCCTGATCGATGAGTACCGCCTCGGCGTTGCGCCAATCGTGCTCGGCGGCGGAAACCCGCTCTTCAAGCCCAGCCCCGACCGGATGCAGATGACGCTCATTGAGGCCCGCCCCTTCTCGACCGGATGTGTCCTGCTGCGCTACCAGCCCGCGGCGACAGCCTAA
- a CDS encoding dihydrofolate reductase family protein, translated as MRTVVYGMMVTIDGFIEGPNHQLDWPIIDDELHEYVNEQQRSKDTYVLGRRLYEMMEAFWPTADQDPSAPPYIVEFARIWRDTPKVVFSKTLDQVGPNARLVRDDVVDEVARLKQQPGKDIDVGGASIAASLMRHDLIDEYHLFIHPVVLGGGTPMFPALSDQRLLRLIDMRTFRSGVVFLRYQPADAEHVR; from the coding sequence ATGCGCACCGTGGTCTACGGGATGATGGTGACGATCGACGGCTTCATCGAGGGGCCGAACCACCAGCTCGATTGGCCCATCATCGACGACGAGCTGCACGAGTACGTCAACGAGCAGCAACGGTCCAAGGACACCTACGTGTTGGGGCGGCGGCTCTACGAAATGATGGAGGCGTTCTGGCCGACGGCGGACCAGGATCCCTCCGCTCCGCCGTACATCGTCGAGTTCGCCCGGATCTGGCGGGACACACCCAAGGTCGTCTTTTCCAAGACTCTCGATCAGGTCGGGCCGAACGCCCGGCTGGTCCGCGACGACGTCGTCGACGAGGTGGCACGGCTGAAGCAGCAGCCCGGCAAGGACATCGACGTCGGCGGCGCCTCGATCGCGGCATCCCTCATGCGGCACGACCTGATCGATGAGTACCACCTCTTCATCCACCCAGTCGTGCTGGGCGGCGGGACGCCCATGTTCCCGGCGCTCAGCGACCAGCGCCTGTTGCGGCTGATCGACATGCGCACGTTCCGATCCGGAGTCGTGTTCCTCCGCTACCAACCGGCTGATGCCGAGCACGTGAGGTAG
- a CDS encoding alpha/beta fold hydrolase, with product MQTVPSSDGTPIAFERSGSGPPVVLVGGALSTRAGGAPLAERLAPHFTVICYDRRGRGDSGDTPPYAVEREIEDLAAIIDAAGGAAFVFGMSSGAGLSLLAAASGLPITRLAVFEPPYAVDDSRPPVPPDYQTRLDALLAEGRRGDAVTYFMTEGVGVPPDLVAQMQQAPMWPGMEAVAHTLPYDHAVMGDNTIPTARFASISIPTLVMDGGASPAWIRHTAQELADTIPNARYVTLENQTHTVAPDAIAPVLVEFFTR from the coding sequence ATGCAGACGGTACCTTCCAGCGACGGGACACCCATCGCGTTCGAGCGGTCGGGCAGTGGCCCGCCGGTCGTGCTGGTCGGCGGCGCACTGTCCACGCGCGCGGGCGGCGCCCCGTTGGCGGAGAGACTGGCGCCGCATTTCACCGTGATCTGCTACGACCGTCGCGGGCGCGGCGACAGCGGCGACACACCACCGTACGCGGTCGAGCGGGAGATCGAGGACCTCGCCGCGATCATCGACGCCGCCGGCGGCGCCGCGTTCGTGTTCGGCATGTCCTCCGGCGCGGGACTCTCCCTGCTAGCGGCGGCAAGCGGCCTCCCGATCACCAGGCTCGCTGTGTTCGAGCCACCGTACGCCGTGGACGATAGCCGGCCGCCGGTGCCGCCGGACTACCAGACACGGCTCGATGCGCTGCTGGCGGAGGGTCGCCGCGGCGACGCGGTCACATACTTCATGACCGAGGGAGTGGGCGTCCCGCCCGATCTCGTCGCGCAGATGCAACAGGCCCCGATGTGGCCGGGTATGGAGGCAGTCGCCCACACCCTGCCCTACGACCACGCCGTCATGGGAGACAATACGATCCCGACCGCTCGGTTCGCCTCGATCTCGATTCCGACGCTGGTGATGGATGGCGGCGCGAGTCCAGCCTGGATACGGCACACAGCCCAAGAACTCGCCGACACCATCCCGAACGCGCGGTACGTCACCCTGGAGAACCAGACGCACACTGTCGCACCGGACGCCATCGCCCCGGTGCTGGTGGAGTTCTTCACTCGCTGA
- a CDS encoding DUF2277 domain-containing protein, giving the protein MCRNITRLFNVDPPVTDAEIHAASLQFVRKISGYRKPSKENEAAFAAAVEEIAAAARRLLDSLETSRPPRSRLEIAERAAARTGRDR; this is encoded by the coding sequence ATGTGCCGCAATATCACGAGGCTCTTCAACGTCGACCCACCGGTGACCGACGCCGAGATCCACGCCGCGTCGCTCCAGTTCGTCCGGAAGATCAGCGGATACAGAAAGCCCTCCAAGGAGAACGAAGCCGCCTTTGCCGCGGCGGTTGAGGAGATCGCGGCGGCCGCGCGCCGGCTTCTGGACTCGCTCGAAACGAGCCGCCCTCCCAGGAGCCGGCTGGAGATCGCGGAGCGCGCCGCGGCTCGCACTGGTCGCGACCGCTAA
- a CDS encoding SaoD/DsrE family protein yields MKVAYVFSTSGHTASYKLGKMILPQLEEGRHGADVVGMFFFDDNTYLLRKGDPLGERLAKVAKEQNILLMLCDQCALERGLAEGVPGDCRPSGTVEGVQVGCFPDLYAALSGNPPDQVITL; encoded by the coding sequence ATGAAGGTTGCCTATGTCTTCAGCACCTCCGGCCACACCGCCAGCTACAAGCTGGGCAAGATGATCCTGCCCCAGTTGGAGGAGGGGCGGCACGGCGCCGACGTCGTCGGCATGTTCTTCTTCGACGACAACACCTATCTCCTGCGCAAGGGTGACCCGCTCGGCGAGCGCCTGGCGAAGGTCGCGAAGGAGCAGAACATCCTGCTCATGCTCTGCGACCAGTGCGCGCTGGAGCGGGGACTGGCCGAGGGCGTGCCGGGTGATTGCCGGCCGAGCGGCACCGTCGAGGGAGTCCAGGTCGGTTGCTTCCCCGACCTCTATGCCGCGCTCTCCGGCAACCCGCCGGACCAGGTGATCACGCTCTAA
- a CDS encoding metal ABC transporter permease — protein sequence MGLLDLLLEPLSYGFLQRGLVAGILIGIICAVIGTFVVLKGFAFIGDALAHIAFTGIVVAFIGGFAFYLGALVAAVLAALGIGAVSRRAGISTDTSIGILFSGVFALGIVLASVGIQTYTVDLFSYLFGDILGVQAADLVAIALLGALVLLVVLALFKELLFVSFDPVVAEAAGLPGGLLQMLLLVLLAVTVVVSVQAVGVVLVVAMLVTPSATAYLLTNRFGRMMALGAGFGALSALIGFYLSYYLNVPSGGTIVLVASAFFLLALVFSPKRGGWRRLFATPAVR from the coding sequence ATGGGACTGCTTGACCTGCTGCTCGAGCCGCTGAGCTACGGCTTCCTCCAGCGGGGGCTCGTCGCGGGCATCCTGATCGGCATCATCTGCGCCGTGATCGGCACCTTCGTGGTGCTGAAGGGCTTCGCCTTCATCGGCGATGCGCTGGCCCACATCGCCTTCACCGGTATCGTCGTGGCCTTCATCGGCGGCTTCGCCTTCTACCTGGGCGCGCTGGTCGCCGCGGTGCTGGCCGCGCTCGGCATCGGCGCTGTCAGCCGCCGGGCAGGGATCAGCACGGACACGTCGATCGGTATTCTCTTCAGCGGGGTCTTCGCCCTGGGCATCGTCCTCGCCAGCGTCGGGATCCAGACCTACACCGTCGATCTCTTCAGCTACCTGTTCGGCGACATCCTCGGCGTGCAGGCGGCCGACCTCGTGGCGATCGCGCTGCTCGGTGCGCTGGTGCTGCTGGTCGTGCTCGCCCTCTTCAAGGAGTTGCTCTTCGTCAGCTTCGACCCGGTGGTCGCCGAGGCCGCGGGGTTGCCCGGCGGGCTGCTGCAGATGTTGCTGCTCGTGCTCCTGGCGGTGACGGTCGTCGTCTCGGTGCAGGCGGTCGGGGTCGTCCTGGTGGTGGCGATGCTCGTTACCCCGAGCGCGACCGCCTACCTCCTGACCAACCGCTTCGGCCGCATGATGGCGCTCGGCGCTGGGTTCGGCGCCCTCTCGGCGCTGATCGGGTTTTATCTGTCGTATTACCTGAATGTTCCCTCGGGCGGGACGATCGTGCTGGTCGCCAGTGCCTTCTTCCTGCTGGCGCTGGTCTTTTCCCCGAAGCGCGGCGGCTGGCGCCGCTTGTTTGCCACGCCTGCGGTACGATAG
- a CDS encoding metal ABC transporter ATP-binding protein codes for MQSTIANGVAEPATSAPIVVRNLTTGYRENPVLQDVTLTVERGSLVGVIGPNGGGKSTLFKAILGLLRPWSGTVLIEGSPRRPGPRIAYVPQAETVDWSFPVTVHDVVLMGRTPRLGFLRRPRARDHEIATEALEAVGMQEYRDRQIGELSGGQRQRVFLARALAQEPSILLLDEPVSGVDAVTQHQIFELLERLCQRGITAMVASHDLSCVAQRFDQVLLLNQRVVAYGPPEEVLTQELLNETFRSHLLLLRVGERTFVVEDPDHHGTA; via the coding sequence GTGCAATCGACCATCGCCAACGGCGTGGCGGAGCCGGCCACGTCCGCCCCGATCGTTGTACGGAACCTGACGACGGGCTACCGTGAGAACCCCGTGCTGCAGGATGTCACGCTCACGGTCGAGCGCGGCTCGTTGGTGGGTGTCATCGGCCCGAACGGTGGCGGCAAGTCGACCCTGTTCAAGGCGATCCTGGGGCTGCTCCGGCCATGGTCCGGCACCGTCTTGATCGAGGGGTCGCCGCGCCGGCCCGGCCCGCGCATCGCCTACGTGCCGCAGGCCGAGACAGTCGATTGGTCCTTCCCGGTCACGGTCCACGACGTGGTCTTGATGGGCCGCACGCCGCGGCTCGGGTTCCTCCGGCGGCCACGCGCGCGCGACCACGAGATCGCGACCGAGGCCCTCGAAGCGGTCGGGATGCAGGAGTACCGCGACCGGCAGATCGGCGAGCTGTCGGGCGGGCAGCGTCAACGCGTCTTCCTCGCCCGCGCCCTGGCGCAGGAGCCGAGCATCCTCCTCCTGGACGAGCCGGTCAGCGGCGTGGACGCCGTTACTCAGCACCAGATCTTCGAGCTGCTGGAGCGGCTGTGCCAGCGCGGGATTACCGCGATGGTCGCCTCGCACGACCTGAGCTGTGTGGCCCAGCGCTTCGATCAGGTGCTCCTCCTCAACCAGCGCGTCGTCGCCTACGGACCGCCCGAGGAGGTTCTGACCCAGGAGTTGTTGAACGAGACGTTCCGCTCGCACCTGCTCCTCCTGCGGGTGGGCGAGCGGACCTTCGTGGTGGAGGACCCCGACCATCATGGGACTGCTTGA
- a CDS encoding metal ABC transporter substrate-binding protein, with protein MVVALFAALLLVACGPGRTENRSSAAGEDAALRVVVSLPVFISMVEAVGGERVDVTALVPPGADPHTYQPTPADAKAVADADLVFINGAGLEEWLRGLIESAGGQQVPVYELAQGLTTIEEEDHDHEHPEGNPHLWLDPTYAIAYVRQIEQRLSEHDPGGADHYRTNADSYVAEIEAFDAWAQEQIATIPPERRTLVTYHDAFPYFAAHYGLELVGVVVPSPGREPSPRDLARLVDEIRAQEVPVLFVEPQFNPRLAERLAQEAGITTQVLYSETPPEGGGYLELMRTNIEHVVEGLR; from the coding sequence GTGGTTGTGGCGCTGTTCGCCGCGCTCCTCCTCGTTGCCTGCGGCCCCGGGCGGACCGAGAACCGGTCGAGTGCGGCCGGGGAGGACGCCGCGCTCCGTGTCGTCGTCAGCCTGCCGGTCTTCATCTCGATGGTGGAGGCCGTTGGGGGTGAGCGGGTCGACGTAACCGCGCTCGTGCCCCCGGGCGCTGACCCGCACACCTATCAGCCGACCCCGGCCGACGCGAAGGCCGTGGCCGATGCCGATCTGGTCTTCATCAACGGCGCCGGGCTGGAGGAGTGGCTGCGCGGGCTGATCGAGTCGGCCGGCGGCCAGCAGGTCCCCGTCTATGAGCTGGCACAGGGTTTGACGACGATCGAGGAAGAGGACCACGACCACGAGCACCCGGAGGGGAACCCACACCTGTGGCTCGACCCGACGTATGCCATCGCCTACGTGCGTCAGATCGAGCAGCGGCTGAGTGAGCACGACCCGGGCGGGGCTGATCACTACCGAACGAACGCCGATAGCTACGTCGCGGAGATCGAGGCGTTCGACGCGTGGGCGCAGGAGCAGATCGCGACCATTCCGCCCGAGCGGCGCACGCTGGTGACCTACCATGACGCGTTCCCGTACTTCGCGGCGCACTACGGGCTGGAGCTGGTCGGGGTGGTCGTGCCGAGTCCGGGCCGGGAGCCATCGCCCCGCGATCTGGCGCGGCTCGTGGATGAGATCCGGGCACAGGAGGTGCCGGTGCTCTTCGTCGAGCCGCAGTTCAACCCGAGACTGGCCGAGCGTCTCGCGCAGGAGGCGGGCATCACCACCCAGGTGCTCTACAGCGAGACGCCACCCGAGGGTGGGGGCTACCTGGAGCTGATGCGCACCAATATCGAGCACGTCGTGGAGGGGCTACGTTGA
- a CDS encoding Fur family transcriptional regulator produces the protein MDAAHVLESLRDVGLRITGPRREVVEAICAREMPFSADEVYDELRAAGSSTGRATVFRTLDLLVGLRLLGRVHRPDGSHGYVLREPGHRHHLVCSTCGTVVEFQGCNVAALADELADRTRFRIEGHWLEFFGVCADCQSRDAAD, from the coding sequence GTGGACGCGGCACACGTTCTTGAGAGCCTACGCGACGTTGGCCTGCGCATCACCGGCCCGCGGCGCGAGGTGGTGGAGGCGATCTGCGCCCGCGAGATGCCCTTCTCCGCGGACGAGGTCTACGACGAACTGCGCGCCGCGGGTTCGAGCACCGGGCGGGCCACGGTGTTCCGCACGCTCGACCTGCTGGTCGGCCTGCGCCTGCTCGGTCGCGTCCATCGCCCCGATGGTAGCCACGGGTACGTCCTCCGCGAGCCAGGACACCGGCATCACCTCGTCTGTTCCACCTGCGGCACGGTCGTCGAGTTCCAGGGCTGCAACGTCGCTGCCCTCGCCGACGAGCTGGCCGATCGCACCCGGTTCCGCATCGAGGGGCACTGGCTGGAGTTCTTCGGCGTGTGCGCCGATTGCCAGAGCCGAGACGCCGCTGACTGA
- a CDS encoding VOC family protein: MTSTAPDHPTATIDPGTEVGLLALTVADLERSLTFYTAAIGLAVLERSDGAATLGVAGRPILLLREQPGAEPWPRGARSYTGLYHFAILLPTRADLGRWLRNWLELGFPLPGQGDHLVSEALYLEDPDGHGIEMYRDRPREEWQWSNGQVQMATLPVDIRGLLRDAEEEGRPWSGLPEGTRLGHMHLQVSDIRQSADFYHGVLGFDIVAHMPMALFVSAGGYHHHIGMNVWHSRGAGPAPDEFVRLRYFTVDLPSREALQAVVARIDAAGIAHRQAGDRVVVQDPSGNTLVLQAGRALSVADAAAIEGVI; this comes from the coding sequence ATGACGTCCACCGCGCCCGATCATCCCACCGCGACGATCGACCCCGGGACGGAGGTCGGCCTGCTCGCGCTCACCGTGGCCGATCTCGAGCGCTCGCTCACGTTCTACACGGCAGCGATCGGCCTGGCGGTGCTCGAGCGATCCGATGGTGCCGCGACGCTCGGCGTGGCGGGGCGGCCGATCCTGCTGCTGCGGGAGCAGCCGGGTGCCGAGCCGTGGCCCCGCGGCGCGCGCAGCTACACCGGCCTCTACCACTTCGCCATTCTCTTGCCGACGCGTGCCGACCTGGGGCGCTGGCTGCGCAACTGGCTTGAACTGGGCTTCCCCTTGCCCGGCCAGGGGGATCATCTGGTCAGCGAGGCGCTTTACCTCGAAGACCCGGACGGGCATGGGATCGAGATGTACCGCGACCGGCCGCGCGAGGAGTGGCAGTGGTCGAACGGCCAGGTCCAGATGGCGACCCTGCCGGTCGATATTCGCGGGCTGCTGCGCGATGCCGAAGAGGAGGGGCGGCCGTGGTCGGGACTGCCCGAGGGCACCCGCCTGGGGCATATGCACCTGCAGGTGAGCGACATCCGGCAGTCGGCCGACTTCTACCACGGCGTCCTCGGCTTCGACATCGTGGCTCACATGCCGATGGCGCTCTTCGTGTCGGCTGGCGGCTATCACCACCACATCGGCATGAACGTCTGGCACTCTCGCGGCGCCGGCCCGGCGCCGGATGAGTTCGTGCGCCTGCGCTACTTCACGGTTGACCTCCCTAGCCGCGAGGCGCTTCAGGCTGTCGTCGCGCGCATCGATGCGGCCGGGATCGCCCACCGGCAGGCCGGCGACCGTGTCGTCGTGCAGGATCCGTCGGGGAACACGTTGGTGCTCCAGGCCGGCCGCGCGCTGAGCGTCGCGGACGCGGCGGCGATCGAGGGGGTTATCTGA
- a CDS encoding PRC-barrel domain-containing protein has translation MERTHLDLGKPVVAADGKRVGTVDRLVLDANSKELRQFIVRQGTLLTKDRIIDRPVIDRIDPDGTVHLNVSSEMVDQFPEFYEANFIIPQEEDLTWLPHAWVSGQPIEGAILYPAGGSFGQGYDPHAGVIEAAPLDPPVVETESNLSTDTVLIDEGTSVVDRNGDKIGTVDEIVYDEDGNVVGFVVKAGFIFHHDVRIPADWVESVTTDSVQLTVTAEEAEQAGTHE, from the coding sequence ATGGAGCGGACCCACCTCGACCTGGGCAAACCGGTCGTCGCCGCCGACGGCAAGCGAGTCGGCACCGTCGACCGGCTGGTTCTCGACGCCAACTCCAAGGAGCTCCGGCAGTTCATCGTCCGCCAGGGCACACTCCTGACCAAGGACCGCATCATCGACCGCCCGGTGATCGACCGGATCGACCCGGACGGGACGGTTCACCTGAACGTGTCGTCCGAGATGGTCGATCAGTTCCCCGAGTTCTACGAGGCGAACTTCATCATCCCCCAGGAGGAGGACCTGACCTGGCTTCCACATGCCTGGGTGAGTGGGCAGCCGATCGAGGGGGCGATCCTCTACCCTGCCGGTGGCTCCTTCGGGCAAGGGTACGATCCGCACGCCGGGGTGATCGAGGCCGCCCCGCTCGACCCGCCGGTGGTCGAGACGGAGTCGAACCTGAGCACCGACACGGTGCTGATCGACGAGGGCACCAGCGTGGTGGACCGCAACGGGGACAAGATCGGCACGGTCGACGAGATCGTCTATGATGAGGACGGCAACGTCGTCGGCTTCGTGGTCAAGGCCGGGTTCATCTTCCACCACGACGTCCGGATCCCGGCCGACTGGGTTGAGTCGGTCACGACCGATAGCGTACAACTGACCGTGACCGCCGAGGAGGCGGAGCAGGCCGGCACGCACGAGTAG
- a CDS encoding alpha-hydroxy-acid oxidizing protein, protein MTVRSGRRRGQLAADAQSAPKAASTPRAAPDSTPAPSPVWSALTLLPNPLPEIALANVDTSVRFLGREISLPVLLLASQPSEELGKLAALAQSRRLPLSIGDVSALATDPALPASLQGLRLRAPDAILLGEIPATALVPQPDQAAHDLDRLAEAPHQAGLSGLIVRLDFDQAVLAGNSTPDATGALDAIAALIRRLRLPVLVRCASGLARHTARGLVERGVAGLLVAGTGPIPTAAGGGTPAPEQPQPRSLATVFAGWGIPTVAAIRMLRSVGAPVISDGAVETGLDAAKAIALGADLIALTPPVDSSLSGEDALAAWLDTFTAEIRAAMFLAGALRIGGLRQIPFVATGETREWLEAAESLWRTDVGD, encoded by the coding sequence GTGACGGTCCGGTCCGGCCGCCGGCGCGGCCAGCTCGCCGCGGACGCCCAGTCGGCGCCCAAGGCAGCATCCACCCCGAGGGCCGCACCTGACTCAACGCCCGCGCCGTCCCCGGTGTGGAGTGCGCTGACGCTACTGCCCAACCCGTTGCCGGAGATCGCCCTGGCCAACGTGGACACGAGTGTCCGCTTCCTGGGCCGGGAGATCAGCCTGCCCGTGCTCCTGCTCGCGTCGCAACCCAGCGAGGAGCTCGGGAAGTTGGCAGCGCTGGCCCAGTCGCGCAGGCTGCCGCTGAGCATCGGCGACGTTAGCGCGCTCGCGACCGATCCGGCGCTGCCCGCGTCGCTGCAGGGGCTACGCCTCCGCGCCCCCGACGCCATCCTCCTGGGCGAGATCCCCGCCACCGCGCTGGTGCCGCAGCCGGATCAAGCCGCCCACGACTTGGACCGCCTGGCAGAAGCGCCCCACCAGGCGGGGCTCAGCGGCCTGATCGTCCGGCTCGACTTCGACCAGGCCGTCCTCGCGGGCAATTCCACACCGGACGCCACCGGCGCGCTGGACGCGATCGCAGCACTGATCCGCCGGCTGCGCCTGCCGGTGCTCGTACGCTGTGCCTCAGGGCTCGCGCGCCACACAGCCCGCGGGCTGGTCGAGCGCGGCGTGGCGGGCCTGCTCGTGGCGGGCACCGGCCCCATCCCGACGGCCGCCGGTGGCGGCACCCCGGCCCCGGAGCAGCCCCAACCCCGCTCACTTGCCACGGTCTTCGCCGGGTGGGGCATCCCCACCGTCGCAGCGATCCGCATGCTCCGCTCCGTCGGCGCACCGGTCATCAGCGACGGAGCGGTCGAGACCGGCCTGGACGCAGCGAAGGCAATCGCGCTCGGCGCCGACCTCATCGCCCTGACCCCACCGGTGGACTCCAGCCTCTCCGGCGAGGACGCCCTGGCCGCCTGGCTGGACACCTTCACCGCCGAGATTCGAGCCGCGATGTTCCTGGCCGGCGCCCTCCGCATCGGCGGCCTCCGCCAGATCCCCTTCGTCGCCACCGGCGAAACCCGCGAGTGGCTCGAAGCCGCCGAATCCCTCTGGCGAACGGACGTGGGGGACTAG